The genomic segment TTACCTGTACAGCAACCTGTATAATGGCGATGATATGCACCGCATTTTTGAACGTGCATCGTTGCGCGATCAACTGACCCCAGCGCTAGTTAAAGCGGCTGCCAAACGCTATATCAGTGACCAAAACGTTATTAAGATCGTTCAGCTTCCAGAAGTAAAAAAATAAATACAGAAGGGCTATTGACATCGCATTATTTTCATAAGCACTGAACACAAGAAAGCCGCAAAGATGTATATTCTTTGCGGCTTTCTTGTTTACTGACCAAACCTCCTGATTGACCGAAAAAGGAAATTCTCTATCCCCGGAATTTATGTTTTCCCATCGATGATTGCAAGCAACATCATGTTTAAAAAAAGCTTCGAAACTTCCAAGCCAGTGCAAATGCCACTAACAGCAATCCGATGAGCCAAAGATTGGGGACTACCCATGCACTCCATTTTTCTGTGCTTTGCTGCTGCAGCGTTTTTACGCGGCTAGCGCTGCTGTTTGTAGAAGCCCCCTGTTTATTACTTATCTTTACCTGAGATTCCAGCATGGCCAACTGCCCCTTTTGACCGATCAAACCACTAATGGGATGAAAGCGAAAACTGCTATCCGTCAAAAAAAGCCAATGCCGCGATTGGCTATCTATCTGTCCGCTGTACCAAATATCGAGTTGCTGCTTGTATTTTGACTGCGTTTGTTCTTCCCGCAGAGCTTCTTTCCGCTCGCTTTGATAAAGTTTACAGGAACAAAATAACAAGAAGACTATAGAAAAAAGTAACCGTTTGTACATGTACATTTTCAGAATACACAACTTTTGGCAATTTAGAGTGCAGCAAAAATGGCAATAACGGTGCAGCGTTTTTGGCAATAAGGAATGCAGCATAATTGGCAATAATAAATACATAGTTCATCTTTTGGGACGCGGTGTCCCAAAAGAAAAAACAAGCTTTGTCGCAGCAAAAAGACAAAGTTATTTATGAACTATTATTTAAGTAAACTTATGACCTATCACGAGGTTCACAAAATGCACCGGGAAGGCAGCTCGATCCGTAAGATCTCCGATCATCTGGGTCTGAACTGGCGCACGGTAAAAAAGCTTTTGTCCAAAGATGACCGAAGTTACCAAAATGAACTGGAAGCCCCCTCTTCCAAGAAAAAGTTACTGGATCCCTACCGTGATTTCGTAAAGGAAAAGCTGTCGCTGTATAATGACACCTCAGCGGCCCAGATGCATGACTGGCTCAGGGAGCATTACCCTGACTTTCCGCAAGTCAGCCCCAAGACCGTATTCAACTTTGTTCAGGGTATCCGGGCGGAGTTCAACATCCCCAAAGAAGTGAGCGGCCGCGATTTCCAGATGGTCGCGGAGCTTCCCTATGGTGAGCAGGCACAGGTTGACTTTGGTTTTTACAACATGACCACTACGCGCGGTAAGCAGAAAAAAGTACAGTTCTTTACTTTCATCCTGTCCCGGAGCCGCTATAAGTTTGTTGTTTTCAGCGATGTGCCCTTTACCACCGCTATGGTGATCGATGCCCATGAAGAGGCCTTTCGGTTTATCGGCGGACTGCCCCGGGAGATCGTCTACGATCAGGACAGGTTATTTATGGTATCGGAAAACCTCGGTGACATCGTCCTGACCTCCGAGTTTTCCAGCTATGTACGCGATCGTGGCATCAAACTTCATTTCTGCAGGAAAGCCGACCCCCAGAGCAAAGGAAAAGTAGAGAACGTTGTAAAATATGTAAAGCAGAACTTTCTCTAGAACAGGCCTTACCGTGACCTGGAAACACTCAACGATGAATGCCGGGCCTGGCTTTTCCGTACGGCCAACAACCTACCCCATGGCACCACGAAGCTCATCCCACTGGAAGAACTGCGCCGCGAACAGCTATTGCTGGAGATATGGTATGAAATAGCCCCGCAGACTCCGGCAAAAAAGCTTTACGCTGTCCATAAAGACAACAAAGTGTCGTATAAGGGCAATTTCTATAGTGTCCCAATCGGCACCTACAATGCCGGCACCGTTAAAGTGCAGCTGAGCGAACATGTGGGTAAGCTGCTCATATCGGATCTCTGTGGAAAAGAAATATGCACGCACGATATATCCAGCCTTAAGGGCAAGAAAATTATACTGCGCAGCCATAGCCGGGACATGGAGCCTAAAATAGCAGAAATAGTAGACCGGATCTCTGATCTGTTCGGAGATCCGTGTAAGGCAAAGGAATGGATCTTAGCGATAAAGCTGCACAAGAAGAGGTATATACGGGACCAGTTACAGATGATCGAGCGTATTATACAGGACAACAGCACGGATCATATAGCCCGGGCGCTGGATTATGTGCATACCAATAACATATTGAGCGCTACGGACTTTAAAGCCTATCTGGAATATATCCGCCTGGAAAAAAAACCGGAACGGGATACCAAGATCATCCGGCTCAACCCACTGGGCGGAAACAGGCACGCACAGCTGGACATTGAACCACAGAAAAGTGACCTGGATGATTATGAGGCATTCTTCGGCAACAACTAAACAACTCCCTGCCGAAGCTGCGGCAGGGTACATATTAAACTAAATCTTATCAGGCAATAACTATGAACAATCAAAATCAACAGGTAAAACAACTCTGCACCGACTTCAGGCTTTCAGCGATAGCTGCCGGCCTGGACGATATCTTATCGCGAGCAGAAAATGAGCAGATAGGCTATCTGGAGTTACTCTCCCGTCTTTTCGGGGCCGAGCAGCAGCACCGCCGGCAAAGGGATGAGAGCAGACGGATGACATCTGCTTCTCTGCCAAAAAACAACGATCTCTCGTTCTATGAAGCCAAACGTAACGGGCTTACCGACAAACGGCTCGCTGCACTACGGGAACTTAACTGGATCGACCAGCTGTTTAATCTCGTGCTGATGGGACCCAGTGGAACTGGGAAAACAATGCTTGCAGCAGGCTTGGCAAGAGACGCTGTCAGGGCAGGATATCATGTGTATTTCAGGACGATGGAAGAGATCGTTTCTACCTTAAAGACAAAGGACTTTGTACGTTCACAGGCTGCTGAGTACAAAAAAATGCTGCGGGCGGGCCTCATCGTTATTGATGATGTCATGCTGTTCCCGCTGGAAAAAAATGTCGCGGTCGCTTTCTTCAATTTCATCAACCAGATCTACGAATCTACCTCCATCATTGTAAAGACAAACAAGAAGCCGACAGAATGGGCTAAAATGCTGGAGGATGAAGTTATTGCAACGGCACTTTTAGACCGGATATTGTTCCGGTGTCACTGGGGAAAGCTATAGAATGCAGAATAGAAAAACGTTCTTGGACAAGTAAATTTTATAGCATACTTTTGGACTGGATTGTGTATTTATTAGTGCCGAAAATGCTGCAGCCACATTAACACCTTTAAAAATGAATCATTTTTACAAGGGTGGGAGTGAACTGCCTATTGGTACACCATGCTCCTGCCTAGAACAAACGAAATCGAGCTTTTCTCATCGAAGTAAAAGCCAAGAGATCCAGAGTTTTTAACGAGATGAGGCAAAAGAATGTAAGTAACTAGGGAAAGAGATTCCCCTAGTTACTAGCTACTACTTTCCTTAAGCAGATGTTTTATCTTTCTTTATATAAAGAATATAGAAAAATATAGAGCCTGAAATGATATATGGTATAAGTGGTGAGAAATCAGCAAATTTCAATTGATTTGTGTCTCTGTAGATACGAGTTATATCATTCACCCCTAAACCTAAAAAAAACAGGCACACTACAAAAGCGATAAAGATTACTTTTTTATTTATTTTGAACATATCATTATAATTTATCTACAAGCTTCTCCCCATTGAGCACTTGCATATATAAAACCCGCAGCACCAATTCCAGCTCCCACCACAGAAGCTCCACTAGCAGCTAATCCCACAAAAGCCAAAGCAAGGCCAACAGATGCTCCAGCACAGGATGATAAAAAGCTTTTTGCTAATTTGTTATTTGATGCAGATTTAACAAATATATTTTTCTCTTTTAAAGATAAAAATTCTGGATGAACTTCTGCAGTGTAAGTTAATTTATACATCAAAAGTACGCCCCTGATCATTACTGATTAAGGGGCGCTTACATACAATCCATAGACAAGTTGCCACCTACAACTTTGTCTTTTAGATCATTGATTTTTATAGTTCCACAATCCGAATGGCAAAGCCACCACCGGGTGCCGACTTCTGCTTTAACTTACTTTTATTATTTATTTTAAGTTTTTTAATCACATACGCCTGGGGATTGGTTTTATAATGGGCGTCTGGAGCATCGGCGTACATCGTAGCTTCGTATTTTTTGCCCTTTGTTAAAAAACCAAAATCCAGGATAGATTCATGTCCTTTCTCCCCGCTGACATTCCCGACAAACCATTCATTTTTACCTTTTGATTTACGGGCTATCGTTAGGTATTCTCCCGGTTCTGCTTCGAGATATAGGCTACTGTCCCAATCAACGGCAACGTCTTTGATAAACTGAAAAGCATCCATAAAACGCTCATAATTCTCCGGGAGGTCCGCTGCCATCTGCAATGGGCTGTACATGGTTACATACAAGGCCAGCTGGTTGGCTAGAGTCGAATTGACATGGGATGTATTCTTTGGATTGATCTTTTGGATATCCATCTCGAAGATGCCCGGTGTATAGTCCATCGGTCCGCCGATAAGCCGTGTAAAAGGTAAAATGGTAACATGGTTTGCATGGTTGCCCCCGAATGCCTGATACTCTGTGCCACGTGCAGACTCATTACCGATCAGATTGGGCCAGGTCCGCGATAATCCTGTCGGACGTACGGCTTCATGCGCATTGACCATGATCTTATATTTAGCAGCTTTCTCCAAGGCGTATTGATAATGGTTATTGATCCACTGACTATAATGATATTCGCCTCGGGGAATAATATTGCCTACATACCCACTCTTGACAGCATCATAACCATTATCTTTCATAAATCTATAAGCGCTATCCAAATAGCGCTCATAATTGCGGACTGCTCCCGAGGTCTCGTGATGCATAATCATCTTGACGCCCTTGTGCTTGGCATAATCCCGGATGCTCACCAGATCAAAATCGGGATAGGGCGTGACAAAATCAAACACATGATCTTTGGCATTGCCAAACCAATCTTCCCAGCCAATATTCCAGCCTTCAACCAACACGCCATCAAACCCGTGTTTTGCCGCGAAATCAATATAACGTTTTACATTCGCCGTCGTAGCACCATGTTTGCCATGAGGCTTCACTTTGCTATAGTCAGTTTCACCTAGATGTACACTAGGAAGATCATAGGTATAGGACCACTCGCTCTTTCCGGTAATCATCTCCCACCATACTCCTACATATTTGGTAGGCTTTATCCACGAAGGATCTTTAATTTTAGTGGGTTCGTTGAGGTTGAGCGTCATACGGGAAGCCAAAATATCTCTGGCATCATCACTCACCATAATTGTGCGCCAGGGGCTCCGGGCAGGTGTCTGCAAATTGCCTTTGGTCCCATTGGCATCGGGTGTAAGCCAAGATTGAAACACAAAATTTTTGTCATCCAGATGAAGATGCATACAGGCATAATTGATTAAAGCCGCTTCGTGGATATTGATATATAGCCCGTCGTCACTTTTCATCATCAACGCCGTCTGTACCCCTGTAGGCGAAAATGGGGTCTGTGAGGCATTGGGCGTAATCGCTTTGGCCATCAATCCTCTGATCTCAGACAGACGAGACTTGGTATAATCATACTCCTGGGTATCGTAATCTCCGGGAATCCAAAAGGCTGTATGATCGCCATTCATTGCAAATTGTGTTTTTTCCTCCTTTACAACGAGATAAGTCATCTCCTTTTGTTCGGGAAATTCATATCGAAAACCCAGACCTTGGTCAAATAATCTGAACCGGACTACAAGTTTTCTTTTAGACGTTTTCTGTTGCAAGCTAATGGCTAGTTCGTTGTACTGGTTTCGAATCT from the Sphingobacterium thalpophilum genome contains:
- the istA gene encoding IS21 family transposase, which gives rise to MNYYLSKLMTYHEVHKMHREGSSIRKISDHLGLNWRTVKKLLSKDDRSYQNELEAPSSKKKLLDPYRDFVKEKLSLYNDTSAAQMHDWLREHYPDFPQVSPKTVFNFVQGIRAEFNIPKEVSGRDFQMVAELPYGEQAQVDFGFYNMTTTRGKQKKVQFFTFILSRSRYKFVVFSDVPFTTAMVIDAHEEAFRFIGGLPREIVYDQDRLFMVSENLGDIVLTSEFSSYVRDRGIKLHFCRKADPQSKGKVENVVKYVKQNFL
- a CDS encoding ATP-binding protein; protein product: MNNQNQQVKQLCTDFRLSAIAAGLDDILSRAENEQIGYLELLSRLFGAEQQHRRQRDESRRMTSASLPKNNDLSFYEAKRNGLTDKRLAALRELNWIDQLFNLVLMGPSGTGKTMLAAGLARDAVRAGYHVYFRTMEEIVSTLKTKDFVRSQAAEYKKMLRAGLIVIDDVMLFPLEKNVAVAFFNFINQIYESTSIIVKTNKKPTEWAKMLEDEVIATALLDRILFRCHWGKL
- a CDS encoding glycoside hydrolase family 97 protein — encoded protein: MSLFLITLGLRAQELLSPSGKLKLQFSLDASGAPTYSLSYKGQAVIKPSKLGLELTGNTKKVEFSGAGEGDRESLSSSLYDQFEQTAQESKQVDERWNPVWGEESEIRNQYNELAISLQQKTSKRKLVVRFRLFDQGLGFRYEFPEQKEMTYLVVKEEKTQFAMNGDHTAFWIPGDYDTQEYDYTKSRLSEIRGLMAKAITPNASQTPFSPTGVQTALMMKSDDGLYINIHEAALINYACMHLHLDDKNFVFQSWLTPDANGTKGNLQTPARSPWRTIMVSDDARDILASRMTLNLNEPTKIKDPSWIKPTKYVGVWWEMITGKSEWSYTYDLPSVHLGETDYSKVKPHGKHGATTANVKRYIDFAAKHGFDGVLVEGWNIGWEDWFGNAKDHVFDFVTPYPDFDLVSIRDYAKHKGVKMIMHHETSGAVRNYERYLDSAYRFMKDNGYDAVKSGYVGNIIPRGEYHYSQWINNHYQYALEKAAKYKIMVNAHEAVRPTGLSRTWPNLIGNESARGTEYQAFGGNHANHVTILPFTRLIGGPMDYTPGIFEMDIQKINPKNTSHVNSTLANQLALYVTMYSPLQMAADLPENYERFMDAFQFIKDVAVDWDSSLYLEAEPGEYLTIARKSKGKNEWFVGNVSGEKGHESILDFGFLTKGKKYEATMYADAPDAHYKTNPQAYVIKKLKINNKSKLKQKSAPGGGFAIRIVEL